Proteins encoded together in one Gigantopelta aegis isolate Gae_Host chromosome 8, Gae_host_genome, whole genome shotgun sequence window:
- the LOC121379949 gene encoding ribonuclease P protein subunit p21-like — protein MNNGTQAKTKNRDIYQRINFLYQAAYQSLFMSPTDLTLCRYYVQMLKHVAKRLVLRLHPEMKRTICKKCSVILWSGITARVRHKSKGEKHTVVTCIECGSTKTFLWSKHDQLWINKMMLPTCS, from the exons ATGAATAATGGAACGCAGgctaaaactaaaaatagaGATATTTATCAAAGGATAAACTTTTTGTATCAG GCAGCATATCAGAGTTTATTTATGTCCCCAACTGACCTCACCTTATGCCGTTATTATGTTCAAATGCTGAAGCATGTTGCCAAAAGGCTGGTCCTAAGGCT acATCCCGAAATGAAGCGAACTATATGTAAGAAATGTAGTGTTATTCTCTGGTCCGGCATTACAGCAAGAGTACGACATAAGA GTAAGGGAGAGAAACATACAGTTGTGACTTGCATTGAATGTGgatcaacaaaaacatttctttggaGTAAACATGATCAGTTGTGGATAAACAAGATGATGCTACCTACATGTAGTTAg